A region from the Kineothrix sp. IPX-CK genome encodes:
- a CDS encoding replication-associated recombination protein A, whose translation MDIFEYMRNTNMEKESPLAARLRPRTLEEVVGQQHIIGKDKLLYRAIKADKLSSIIFYGPPGTGKTTLAKVMANTTSAEFTQINATIAGKKDMEAVIEKAKDTQGMYGKRTILFIDEIHRFNKGQQDYLLPFVEDGTIILIGATTENPYFEVNSALISRSIIFELKPLEREAVQTLIKRAVYDTDRGMGAYGAIIDENAAEFLAELSGGDARHALNAVELGVMTTQRGEDGKIHLTMEVVQECIQKRVVRYDKTGDNHYDTISAFIKSMRGSDPDAAVYYLARMLYAGESVTFIARRILICASEDVGNADPNALQVAVSASLAVERVGMPEAQIILSQAVSYVASAPKSNAAVNAVFAALQVVEETGNLPIPPHLQDAHYKGAAKLGHGTGYKYAHDYPNHYVRQQYLPYELNGKEFYKPSGNGYELKIKEHMAKIKKEAE comes from the coding sequence ATGGATATATTCGAATATATGAGAAATACAAATATGGAAAAGGAATCGCCGCTTGCGGCGAGGCTGAGACCGAGGACTTTAGAGGAAGTAGTGGGACAGCAGCATATCATCGGTAAGGACAAGCTGCTTTACCGCGCGATCAAGGCGGATAAGCTCAGCTCCATTATTTTTTATGGCCCTCCGGGAACGGGAAAGACTACGCTTGCAAAGGTGATGGCAAATACGACCAGTGCAGAATTCACCCAGATCAATGCGACAATTGCCGGCAAGAAGGATATGGAGGCGGTAATAGAGAAAGCGAAGGATACCCAGGGAATGTATGGAAAGAGAACGATACTTTTCATAGACGAGATACATAGGTTCAATAAGGGGCAACAGGATTATCTTCTTCCGTTCGTAGAGGACGGCACTATTATTCTCATCGGAGCGACCACCGAGAATCCGTATTTCGAAGTAAACAGCGCATTGATTTCCAGGTCCATCATATTCGAGCTAAAGCCTTTGGAACGGGAAGCCGTGCAGACGCTCATTAAACGGGCAGTTTATGATACCGACAGAGGAATGGGGGCTTACGGTGCTATCATCGATGAGAATGCAGCAGAGTTTCTTGCGGAGCTTTCGGGAGGCGATGCCAGACATGCGCTTAACGCGGTAGAGTTGGGGGTTATGACCACACAGCGCGGTGAGGACGGTAAGATTCATCTGACCATGGAGGTAGTACAGGAATGTATACAAAAGCGGGTGGTCCGGTATGACAAGACCGGCGATAACCATTACGATACGATTTCAGCATTTATTAAGAGCATGAGAGGCTCCGACCCGGATGCGGCGGTTTATTATCTTGCCCGCATGCTCTATGCGGGTGAAAGCGTGACCTTTATCGCGAGGAGGATCTTGATCTGTGCCTCGGAGGATGTGGGAAATGCAGATCCGAATGCGCTTCAGGTGGCGGTCAGCGCGTCGCTCGCAGTAGAAAGAGTGGGAATGCCGGAAGCTCAGATCATACTGTCGCAGGCAGTATCTTATGTGGCCAGCGCACCGAAAAGCAACGCAGCGGTAAATGCGGTTTTCGCCGCACTGCAGGTAGTGGAGGAAACCGGAAATCTGCCGATACCTCCCCATTTGCAAGATGCACATTATAAAGGTGCCGCCAAATTGGGACACGGAACCGGCTATAAATATGCCCATGATTATCCGAATCATTATGTCAGGCAGCAGTATTTGCCATATGAGCTTAACGGGAAGGAATTCTATAAGCCCTCCGGCAATGGGTATGAGTTAAAAATAAAAGAGCATATGGCTAAAATAAAAAAAGAGGCTGAATAA
- a CDS encoding ABC transporter ATP-binding protein, producing MARNKYDVDEVLEDRFDVNQLKRLAGYIRPYRKQMAAVIFMMLTSSALAMLVPRFLMTVMDECIPQKDMKTIGLYSFYTFLIALYVSVSLRFKIKITNEIGQNIIHKLRYDIFAHLQELPFSYYDTRPHGKIQVRVVNYVNSLSDLLSNGIINTITDLCNLVFILFFMLWINVRLTLICLCGLPVLVLVVVLIKKKQRVAWQIQSNKQSNLNAYLAESINGIRVTQSFTRESRNTDIFNQLSRGYRESWMRAVKFNFLMGPSVDIISTVTAAFIYVLGIQWMLGGDGGITVGVLVAFTAYISRFWNPINTLANFYNSLLTAISYLERIFETIDEEVQVKDAEGAVEMPLIEGKIQFKDVVFGYEDGQIILDHINFTASPGESFAIVGPTGAGKTTIVNLISRFYNVGSGAVYIDDVDISKVTIRSLRSQMGIMMQDSFIFSGTIMDNIRYGNMQASDEDVIRAARTVCAHDFIMRMDGGYQTQVNERGSRLSAGQRQLISFARALLADPKILILDEATSSIDTETEIVLQRGLRELLKGRTSFIIAHRLSTIQNADCIMYVDQGKILERGTHEELLELKGEYSNLYLSQFEFLKK from the coding sequence ATGGCACGGAACAAATACGATGTGGATGAAGTGCTGGAGGACAGGTTTGATGTCAATCAGCTGAAGCGTCTGGCCGGATATATCCGCCCTTATAGAAAACAGATGGCAGCAGTTATCTTTATGATGCTGACATCCTCTGCGCTTGCCATGCTGGTTCCGCGGTTCCTGATGACGGTTATGGATGAATGTATTCCGCAGAAGGATATGAAGACCATAGGACTCTACAGTTTCTACACCTTTCTGATTGCGCTTTATGTGTCGGTCAGCCTTCGGTTTAAAATAAAGATTACCAACGAAATCGGACAGAATATCATTCACAAGCTGCGGTATGACATTTTTGCCCATTTGCAGGAGCTGCCGTTTTCTTATTATGATACGAGACCTCATGGAAAGATTCAGGTCCGTGTGGTCAACTATGTGAACAGCTTAAGCGACCTGCTTTCCAATGGTATTATCAATACGATCACGGATTTGTGCAATCTGGTGTTCATCCTGTTTTTCATGCTTTGGATCAACGTGCGGCTGACGCTTATTTGTCTGTGCGGACTTCCGGTCCTGGTTCTGGTGGTGGTGTTGATCAAGAAGAAGCAGAGGGTGGCCTGGCAGATTCAGAGCAACAAGCAGTCCAACCTAAATGCCTATCTGGCAGAGAGCATCAATGGAATCCGCGTGACCCAGTCTTTTACAAGAGAGAGCAGGAACACGGATATCTTTAATCAGCTAAGCAGAGGATATAGAGAGTCCTGGATGCGGGCGGTGAAGTTTAACTTCCTGATGGGCCCCAGTGTGGATATTATTTCCACGGTTACCGCTGCTTTTATCTATGTGCTTGGAATACAGTGGATGCTCGGAGGAGACGGCGGAATCACGGTGGGTGTGCTGGTTGCTTTTACCGCTTATATCAGCCGTTTCTGGAACCCTATCAATACGCTGGCGAATTTTTATAACTCGCTTCTGACGGCCATTTCTTATCTGGAGCGTATCTTTGAAACCATTGACGAAGAAGTACAGGTCAAGGATGCGGAGGGGGCGGTGGAAATGCCGCTCATCGAAGGGAAGATTCAGTTTAAGGATGTGGTGTTCGGGTATGAAGACGGACAGATCATACTGGATCATATTAACTTCACTGCAAGCCCTGGAGAGTCCTTCGCCATTGTAGGCCCGACAGGTGCGGGAAAGACGACCATTGTCAATCTGATCAGCCGTTTTTACAATGTGGGTTCCGGTGCGGTCTATATAGACGATGTGGATATTTCCAAGGTGACCATTCGCTCTTTGAGGTCTCAGATGGGGATCATGATGCAGGACAGCTTTATTTTCTCCGGCACTATTATGGACAATATCCGCTATGGCAATATGCAGGCTTCCGATGAAGACGTTATACGTGCAGCAAGAACCGTATGTGCCCACGATTTCATTATGAGGATGGACGGCGGTTACCAGACGCAGGTAAATGAAAGAGGAAGCAGGCTGTCTGCCGGACAGCGTCAGCTCATTTCCTTTGCCAGAGCGCTGTTAGCGGATCCGAAGATACTGATACTGGATGAAGCGACCTCCAGCATCGATACCGAGACGGAGATCGTACTGCAAAGAGGACTGAGGGAGCTTTTAAAGGGCAGGACTTCATTCATTATTGCCCACAGGCTTTCTACGATTCAGAATGCGGACTGCATCATGTACGTGGATCAGGGCAAGATATTGGAACGGGGAACTCACGAGGAACTTCTGGAGCTGAAAGGAGAATACAGCAATTTATACTTATCTCAGTTCGAGTTTTTGAAAAAATAA